Genomic segment of Oncorhynchus tshawytscha isolate Ot180627B linkage group LG13, Otsh_v2.0, whole genome shotgun sequence:
GACTTCTTCAGATGTTTTGATTTGGCTGTTTTAAGTCTGGACGTTTTCTTTCTCCAATGCCCATTCTGATCATCACCACGGTCTCTATCCCTGAAAAGACAAATCAGGCATTATAACAATGCAACATTTATTGTATTGAAGCAAATAATGAGATTTCTACAACAAAGACGATGCACAAGActttctccaaacaccccacaggatCAACATCCGCGTTActtgcaagaggaagcgacgcaggtacagaggacaaagagccggataCCTGGTCAGGAACTGGCGAAGGCgactgggaaagctgccgttaccgtcaatactactcgccaacgtgcaatcattggtcAATAAATTAGACACGGTGccatcacgaatatcctaccaacaggacatcaaaAACCGTAATATCCTACGTTTcacagaatcgtggctgaatgacgacgtGGATATTCggctagcgggatatacgctgcaccggcaagatagaacagcacactccggtaagacgggggggcggtctgtgcatatttgtaaacaattttgtggtatccaattgttagtagttactatcttgactcatcgctacaactcccgtacgggctcgggagagacgaaggtagaaagccatgcgtcctccgaaacacaacccaaccaagacgcaatgcttcttaacacagcgcgcatccaacctggaagccagccgcaccaatatgtcggaggaaaccccgtgcacctggctaccgtgcactgcgcccggcccgccacaggagtcgttggtgcgcgatgagacaaggatatccctaccggccaaactctccctaacccggacgacacgaGGCcgctcccggtcgtggccggctgcgacagagcctgggcgcgaacccagagtctctggtggcacagctggcgctgcagtacagcgcccttaaccactgcgtcaCCCGGGAGGCCAACTTTGATTTGATCCTTACTACAGCTACTACAGTTATGGGACATGGTATTTCATGTTAATGCAGTTCATTTCTTACCAGTCACTTTTAAACTCCTCGGGGTATAGCTCCTTAAAACCTCTGTGTCCCCATCTGTAGAGGAAACATGCACAGTGCCAATGAGATTCACCTTTCATAGCATGTCGCCGTTTGTCAACTCAAACACAAACTTATGAACTCACAAGGCTATAATACTACAGAGTTGTAAACAGAAAAAAGATGCACCTGTCTGAATCATTGGCCTCAAAGTCGAGTTTCTTGGTCCAGTAGCGTGCCTCCCTCTTGTCCTGGCTGGAATCGTGTTCTCTTTCCCGCAGCCAGTCTCCCAGTCTGTCTACAGACCCATCCTCCACACGATCACAGTGCATGTGACTCCTGAGGAATAGACAACATGGGTGAACTCTAATTCTGATGTCTGTCAACCTGTTCCATATAACACGCTTCTAAGCTACTGTAAGGCTGCATCCTGATTCTCCACCCTTCTATCAAAACGTGCACTTGCACACTTCCCGTCATGAATCTTAAAATGGTGGAAACTGACTCCAACAAATGATTACACAAATACATTGCTTTTATATCCATGCCGGGAAgtaagtgcacactttgggaaaAGGGTGGTGAATCGGGACACAGCCTGATATATCAGCTGGTGATAGCTAACACTAACACTATGTACCGTCTGAGACAACGCAATGTCGTTATTTAGAAAGGCTCCTCTCAGGACCTCTACAAGCTGGAATGTTGAATAAAAGGACATTTTAACTTATTCTATCGGTTGTCTGGGTGGTTGGTCCTTATGCAGCTGAAATTTCAGACAATAGCCCATATCCACTGGAAAGCATTATTAAATAAACTTTTCAAAACACTAGTAGTGCATTCAGATTTCTATCA
This window contains:
- the LOC112265544 gene encoding uncharacterized protein NKAPD1 isoform X2; protein product: MSRVPMGKVLLPNVIRHTDAHNKIQEESEMWKLRGMEKGPFTSHRSMPQALNPSRSHMHCDRVEDGSVDRLGDWLREREHDSSQDKREARYWTKKLDFEANDSDRWGHRGFKELYPEEFKSDWDRDRGDDQNGHWRKKTSRLKTAKSKHLKKSSKKKKEEKRRIGESDGESSSDKSDSVKQEQKRKSEG